From Candidatus Tiamatella incendiivivens, a single genomic window includes:
- a CDS encoding mechanosensitive ion channel family protein: protein MSILQSTIPMTSITVQGLIWGIVIAVVGYIVIKILEAIFKKSLGKMGVPELVARVLTKLIVAILYVVLVLAVAAALGFNTGSIIIGLSAIFALILGFGLQDTMNNLAAGVWIVVSRAFSKGDVVTVSGHTGAVEEVGILTTVLKQPDNTVVTIPNRSVWGSAIVNYTRMPTRRVTLNIGVAYGTDLDKAVKIALDTINQIDGVLETPPPQVVVAELADSSVNLQIRAWARKEDFFTVKEAIMKAIYAKYNEERIEIPFPQLDVHVRDMPKA, encoded by the coding sequence ATGAGCATATTACAATCAACTATACCAATGACCAGTATAACAGTTCAAGGCCTCATCTGGGGTATTGTTATTGCTGTAGTAGGTTATATTGTAATTAAGATACTCGAAGCGATCTTCAAGAAAAGCCTTGGAAAAATGGGTGTACCTGAACTTGTCGCCCGTGTGCTAACAAAACTAATAGTTGCAATCCTCTACGTAGTACTCGTATTAGCAGTTGCAGCAGCACTAGGATTCAACACTGGAAGCATAATAATAGGCTTATCAGCAATATTTGCCTTAATACTAGGCTTTGGTTTGCAGGATACTATGAATAACCTGGCAGCCGGTGTGTGGATAGTAGTATCAAGAGCATTCTCGAAAGGCGATGTAGTAACGGTTTCAGGGCATACAGGAGCAGTAGAGGAGGTTGGTATATTAACGACAGTCCTCAAACAACCTGATAATACTGTGGTCACGATCCCTAATAGGAGTGTCTGGGGATCCGCTATAGTTAACTATACAAGGATGCCTACAAGGAGGGTAACATTGAACATTGGAGTAGCTTATGGAACAGATCTGGACAAAGCAGTCAAAATAGCATTAGACACTATCAATCAAATAGATGGGGTACTAGAGACACCTCCCCCACAGGTTGTAGTGGCAGAACTAGCTGATTCATCGGTGAATTTACAAATAAGGGCTTGGGCTAGAAAAGAAGACTTCTTCACTGTAAAGGAAGCAATAATGAAGGCAATATACGCGAAATATAATGAGGAGAGAATAGAGATACCATTCCCGCAACTAGATGTTCATGTTAGAGATATGCCTAAAGCGTAG
- a CDS encoding LexA family transcriptional regulator, translating to MSDQPDRSSSDPLLATGGTSLRVYLYLLQVNKPLGIRELQRSMGFKSPTTARHHLERLVELGLVERRLNGYIALKPKGILGDLFIHTGRVLPRSLFLSSFLVSSTIGCIFTGLCGIAGDALLSVASIISLYDSYVHYRVLKELFTEKG from the coding sequence TTGAGCGATCAGCCAGATAGGAGTAGTAGTGACCCGTTATTGGCTACGGGAGGTACTAGTTTAAGGGTGTACCTTTATTTGCTACAGGTTAATAAGCCCTTAGGTATAAGGGAACTTCAAAGATCCATGGGTTTTAAGAGTCCCACAACGGCTAGACATCATTTGGAGAGGCTAGTTGAGCTTGGGTTAGTTGAGAGAAGGCTTAATGGGTATATCGCACTCAAACCCAAGGGTATCTTAGGTGATTTATTCATACACACTGGCAGAGTTCTCCCTAGGAGTCTATTCCTTTCTTCATTCCTAGTATCATCGACTATTGGGTGTATATTTACTGGACTATGCGGTATTGCCGGTGACGCCTTACTTTCAGTTGCTTCTATAATAAGTCTCTACGACAGCTATGTGCATTATAGAGTGCTTAAAGAGTTGTTTACAGAAAAAGGTTAG